The sequence ataggattagatgtctctataagacaagttttttgggaggacttggaggaagtggtgcaatAGGTTCCTAGCGATGAAAAGATGGTACTAggtggtgatctcaatggacacgtaggttctaggcgagatgggttggagaatgttcatggagggtatggttttggagataaaaatGAAGCAGGAATTGATGtcttggaattcgcatcagcctatgaattgagtatcatgaacacatggtttatgaaaagaacatcccacttagtgacttaccGAAGTGGCGGTAAtacgagccaaattgacttcttcctagtaaggagtgcttggagaaagagttatattgattgtaaggtgatccttGGTGAGAGTACggcaacccaacatagagtagtggtgcttgattttcgaagtagaaGATGTATGAGAAAACGAACACCACAagtggagactaagattaagtggtggaaactgcaaggggagaatcaacaaaaatttgtgtaTGAGAtggccaaaaaagatatttggacttgtaatatggatttagatatagattcgatatggactaagatggaggatagtataagggaagtagcgaaggaagttctaggggaatctaaaggtagcatgccaccgggtaaggacacatcttggtggacagaagaagtacgacaagcagtaaagagtaagcaagaatcctataaaatattagggaagtgcaggagtgatgagaactacgaaaagtataaagaggctaaaagggaagtaaagaaggtcatacgagatgctagagcaaaggtggaTCGGGATCTGtacacaagattggatacgaaggaaggggaaagagacatatatagaattgctcagatgagagataggaagacgcgagatctcgaaaaagttaaatgtgtgaaggatgtggaccaaaaagtcctagttggagataaggatatcaaagaacgatggaggtcctattttgataacttatttaatggaggTCGCGGACAAgaggttggagatataagtatccctcatgatatgataaatcgtgaatgcatacggagaattcaaaagggtgaagtcaaaatggaattaaataagatgagattgaagaaagcagtaggacctgatggcatccctattgagatttggagatgtggagagagaggaatcgaatggttgacgacgttcttcaacaaaatttggagaaacaataagatgccatccgaatggaggaaaagtatcctaATCACGTTGTATAAGAagaaaggcgatgtccaagattgtgccaactatcgatgaatcaaattaatgagtcacactatgaaattgtgggagcgagtgatcgaacaaaggctaaggaggacggtgaagatctcgaaaaaccagtttggctgccgggaagatcaactatggaagccatccacataatgagacaattaatggagcactatcgaaataagaaaaaagacttgcatatggttttcattgacttggagaaggcatatgataaggtaccaatggaagtactttggtgggccctaataaggaaaggcatttcacGGAAATATgctgacatcataaaggacatgtatgagggagcatgcacgagtgtacgcacCAGTGTTGgaaagactgaagagttccccattacgattggagtgcatcaaggttctgcactaagcccttttctttttgccatcgttatggatgaactaacgagttcacttcaagatggtataccatggtgcatgttgtttgtagatgatattgtgttggttgatgagacgaaagaaggcgtggagaggaagttggaactatggagacaaactttagaatctagaggctttaagctgagccgaagtaagacagaatatttggagtgtaagtttagcggcgataggagtagggaggcaaggacaatcaccctagatgggagagttgttcaggcatcgaattgctttcggtatttaggatctattatccaaacggatggagaagtagatggagatgttgctcataggattaaatctggttgggcgaagtggaagagtgctacgggttttctttgtgaccccgacatgccaaataaattgaagggaaaattctaccgcacggcaatcagaccagcactgttatatggtacggagtgtttggcagtgaaacactatcacactcataagatgtcggtggcggagatgcgtatgttaagatggatgtgtggtcatacgagaaaggatcgggtgagcaatgaaataattaggacaaaagtaggggttacatctattgagaataaaatgagggaaaaccgactaaggtggtttggccatgtaagacgaagagcgcttgatgcgccggttaggaggactgaagagtgacaaagggatgtagtggtgaggggtaggggaagacctaagaaaacttggaggagggtgatcgagagtgatatgagtgtattggggattgaggaaaatatggtagtggataggaaagagtggagggagagaatttgtgtcgctgacacgatttgatttcacggttttatatgatggttcatgttagccgaccccgaatcatttcgggactaaggctttgttgttgtttatttgtttgtgtattagtattattattattattaaagtctgatattatcattattgttaaattaagtcagttaatttaatttcagttcagttaatttaatttaatttcagtaaaaaaTGACTGGATTTAAGTCTTCTCAAAAGTGTTTGTtgtactccctccattccattatatatgtCATTTtagggtatttcacacaaattaagaaatatattggttaactaaaataaattctctctcatgtcactattggagAATAAACATTGGAATATTGaaaaacacatgtaccaatacaaaaaatttaatatttggaccaaaaaactaaactaaaagtttttgaaattctagaatgacttatatttggggaaaaaactaatttgctagaatgacctatataatggaatggagggagtagttGTCTTTACATGTGAGGAATGTATTATGCGGTAAGATATGGATGTATTAACTAAATGAATTTGGTTATTCACTTCCAGATCTAAGCTTGTTAAATTTAAGCTTTATGCTACTTTGAATCTGCACCATATGATTCCAATAAACCTACATTTGACACTGAATTTCATTTGGTTATTCAGGGTTCATGTGAACATTACTAATGTATTGTAATGTAGTTAGTTCTTAAACTACGAGTTCAAGCATGAGCATAGACAAGAAATGCTAACTACTAGTGCATACAAATTAATTacgaatttattttattaaaatgtctaaaatatttagacATACTCATTAAACAAATATGTTTATCAAaacatatttattattattattatattaagatATAACGAAATTGTTTCAATTTATTGTAAAATTGTTTGGAAAGTATATATGGCAATCAATTAACAATCGATGTGGTTGAATCTTCTAAGTACACTTATAAACCTGCAATTTGACAGAAACAATGTCAAGGGCAGAATCCACCAAACCACTCCAATTCATAagttaaatttgtaaaaaaagtTGAGGATATCACAACAGTAAATCAAAACTGTAATGTAAACTTAATGAATAAAACgtcttactctatttatactgTAGTTATGAGAGATGGTTTCAATGTAAGAAGATTACCTTACCTCCGACCATCTGCTTTAACTTCTTTTTAACTAGTTAATTTATTaagtttttatataattttaatattaggATTTTTGGGTATAAATAACCCATCTTATTAAGTTGTATGTAATtctattcaataaaaaatatagtttcTCTTTCAGAGTTGCCCATTGTTTGATAACTCACTTaatgacttaaattaaaatttcaaacacttatttaatttaagtgtgtttgataacaattatttttccaccacttaaatgagtaaattaaattaaaaaatatttattttaataaatcaaattatttaacactttaaattaaatattatcaactaatattttttataataactaCATCCtttaatattttcagcactatgatttaaaaatttagaaCTTTGTTTGTTCCAACGCTTAATTTTCAGTTTGaattcagttttatcaaacagaacATTTATCcctttatcaattaaatttttttaatttagcttATGAATTTTAGAGATTTCACAATTAAAACAAACGCAATCTCTACCAATAACTTATATATTGTGAATAGGAATATAATTTTCCGGTTATACCTCTAACTGAATGAACCCTCTCAACCCAACCTCTTAACTTATTCTTTCAACAGGTCCAATTTTAACAACCATGCTACATTCAAACTTCTTATTTTTTAAAAGACAAAAGGTTGATCTTATTTGAAATCACTAAAAGTAAATTTTTACAATTTACTATGTTATGGGTGGATTGAAACTTTTCCAAAATTTATGAGGTAAATTAACCTTATCccataatattaattttatatttatataaatttttatagtTATTTGGGATAAGGAGCAAATTTGTCCCTATGGTTTTAGTAGAGGAGcgaatttacccctaacgtatgaaatagaccaaatatacccctaacgtttatatAAAGGATCAAATATGCCTTCGTCTAACGGGAAAAGATAACGGAATAATTTACCGTTAGTTGACTTGTTTATTGACCGCCACgtcaaatatttttaatcttgATCGTACATATCAGATATGACGTGTATATATCTGGACCgttaaaaaaagtaataaacATATGCGACTTAAAACCTCCAATTTTTCTTTTCCAGTGCTCTTCTCTCCGGTCCTCCtgccatttttttatttttcaccgTCTCTTCCGTTGGGATCAAAGTTGATCTTCATCTCTGGTCatttttgttcttcttttcctattTGTGATTGGTGCGCTTCTAGCCGTGTGTTTTTCCTCGTTATTTCTTTTGGCCTGCTTTCTTCTTCCTTAGTGCGATCAGGACTTTTCTGCCATTGGTTCTTCCAATCTTCGTTCTTCTTTACATGATCAGTTCATTGGTTTTAATTGTCGATTCGTTGGTTTTAATGGTTGAGATAAAGGGGTGGGCTCCCCTTAACTCACTATGACTGGAAATTGCGATTTTGGAAGGCTTTCTGCAGGTTGCCTATGGTGATATGAATTTTATTCACAGACATATTTCCCAAACATTAAATTTGGAATTTCTATTGAGAACCAATGGAAGAGatggtgaaaaataaaaaatggcaGGAGGACTGGAAACGCaagcattggaaaagaaaaattGGGGGTTTTAAGTCGTACAtgtttattacttttttttaacgGTCCAGATATATACACGTCATATCTAAACATGTACGATCAGGATTAAAAATATTTGATGTGGCGGTCAATAAACAAGTCAACGGTAAATTATTCCGTTATCTTTTTCCGTTAGACGAGGGCATATTTGATCCTTTATATAAACGTTAGGGGTGTATTTGGTctatttcatacgttaggggtaaattcgCTCCTCTACTAAAACCATAGGGGCAAATTTGCTCCTTATCCCTAGTTATTTCCTATTAATTTCGTGtcttattttaaataatttgaattttctatttaataaaaaaataaatctccACAAAACAAATACAAGATAGATCTTTTttcttgatgtataaataaagATGGAAACTCTCTAAAGTATTTGAAACTGGAGATAGAGAACCATTAATTATACATCTACACATTCTGCTACTATTATACTTGTTAACTAGTATTCTACTATATCTTGATGGTGCTGCCGACAAACATATTTTCAAAATTGTTTGTGAACATTAATGGATTTGACAATTAGATCTTACTCTTTGCTCACATGTCTCCTAATAGAAACAAACAATTAGAAATAACCCGTTTCAGACGACTCACCACCTCGAGTAATAACCGCTACACACCATTGATTAGACTCATATTGATTCCGTTAGCCCTTTTCGATTCATCACATCATGGTAATACAATAGCACAGACATAGGTTGACCAAGGATGCAGAAAATGAACCAAAAGATCATGTTCCCTACCTGTgtcaaataaaaagaatagCATCACCGAAATCTTCAATAAGATCAGATCATTGCAAGTTTTTAAAATTGGAATTGCTCGAAAACGTACCATTGAGCTTCTGAACTTCTCCTGAAGGAAATTCGTTATCACAACCAAAGGAACCTGCAGCAAACAGGAATAAAATTACACTGAACTCATGTCTTGTAGGACACTAGTCTACTCAAGTTGACAATGGGTTTTGAGAAATAGACCGGAAAATCAACTTAGGATTCATAATAGGCTATTATACCCGTATAGATTCGAGTGTTGAATGCCAAGATCAAAGCAAAATAAACTTCTAAAGATATCAGTCTTACCTGGAACATTATTCCAATAAAAGCCCAGAGCTTGAATATGTGGCAAGGAACAGCAATACACAACTGTGGATAGACGAACAGTATTGCAGAAAAATCTATTTAATAAAACGATTGAATAAAGGAACTTAATATGATGCTAATGTAAGCAGTAGAAAATCTCAAGTGGCAGTCATTTAGTCAAACAGCCAAGGTAATATATATCTTTATGTACTAAGATCTTTATCTTCTTCAATCACCTAATGGTCTTctctttttactcctaataTGCAAAAACTACATCAACCTTGCTAGGCGGCCTACGGTGCCTAGCATTTTTCATCGCTGTCTCTTCTTTCCTTATTAAAATACCAATCGGCTTCACTGATAGGATTAGACAGAAGAACTTCTATAAATTAATTCATTCACGAGCCATCAGTTACCAACTTAAATTGTTTCTAGAGGGAGGTTGCTTGCTCTTATATCATGATCATTGATCTTGCACATACCatctttttaataattaaaacaaaatccCTCATAATTCAGATACAGATGATGCCCTAAACAAAAACAGTTACACTTATTATTATGATATGCAATCTCAATGAGAACGCTGCACCAGAAAAAAAAGGTGTCAATCTTAttggaaattacagagaaaTGCCATAAAATGGGCATTTTTTACACTCACTGACATACTGAAACAATAGGGCATCAATATGAAATCACAAACTAGATAGTGGAATTTCTACGAAAGAAAGCAACCAGAAAATACCTCATGAAATACAGCTGACACGAAGAAAGCTACCACTACTGCTACCCCCTGCATATGCAAAAAGACAGAAAAACTGTAACCAGCTGCAAACAATAAGGTATTACAGCTaactttatataataataactCTAGAGATATGTAAGTTGCTTCTGTTAAGAAACCATAAAATGAATCTGGATCATTCAGACTCCTGAAAATCATATCCAGTCCCAGAGGTTTTACAGGTGTTCATACGCAAACCTAATACCTTTTCTAGAATTGATGTTAAGTTTGAAACAGTCATAGCTGTCTTATACTATTATACATCTGGGATtgcatatttttgtaatttaatttacagCACACAGGTTATGACATCACAACTTGCAACAGAAATGAAGGTGGTTAACTGCGAAagtcaacaacaacaacaggaCGCATTGTGAAGACATATTAAAGAAGTCATCGCGATCATTGCAAAAGCAACACTCATAGTTACCAATTCAAGGAATTATTAACAGAAACCCCTCCTATTTAGTTCTAATGATGTGAAGGTGCAAAAACAAGCAGTACTTACGCGTAAACCTGACGCATAAGTCCATCACTTCAATCCTAATAACACTTGATAGACCTCTAACTTATTGTTCAATCCTAATTCTGCATCCCTTTGTAGGCTTTAAACAATCCTTCAACTAATTTTAAAATGGAGAGTCCATGCATGATCTTTAGTTGTGATTAACAGATGAAATGAATGAGCCTAATTCTCAAAGAACTATTACTCTTACCAATTATATAATTCTGTTGCTTTGATGTGGAATGACCAGTTACAATTTTTAAGAGGGCAAAAATTAGCAAAGGAGAAATAGATTTCAACCATTCCAAATGAGATTTGAACATGAAAATTGACTAGTGAACTAAAATTTACACATTTTAAGCCATAGAGCACACAGTAAAGTTCCCGTCTCAGATCCCACAAGATAAAAaaagataacaataataaataaaatgagaacTATACATCAAAAGCCAACTGCGAAGATAAGTTTAACTTCAATTAACGAATAATACATTAGACTCTCAAGGCAAGAAATGAAATTACCTTCGGAATACCATGCCGTAAGCATGGAAAGTAGACATGGCGGACCATCCACTTATGAACCGGCTGTGAACAATTAGAATTGCATCAGCAACATGATTGACATTCTtctgtgtgtgtgtgtgtttctGAGTATGTGCATGTGCATATCCACACACAATTTTCAAGTTTGCACGTTTCTTTCTTTAGAAGCAGATATCTTGTACTCGTTATCATAACTTCAAGAACAATATTACACAACCAATTTAACACACGCTTGTAACAGATAGTTTGCCTCCAACGATGACTATTCCACTTCCAGAATTACAAAGTCCCCCAGACACTTGAAAATTTGTcaatttaacaaaattaaatcTATTACGTCTAACTTCAATGCAAGTAATTAAACAATAGGTGGAAGCAACAAGTCAGCCTGAGAAATATGCATACCCAGAGGCAAAATATTGCAACACTAGACAAACTTAAATAGAATACTGATCTTTTTCAATTTGAAGCATGTATCTAGTCTAAAACAAGGTTACATATACAAATTAATGATTAAATAGGTGATAAATCGTGCTTGTATAGAGAAAGACATCTTATGATAATAACTCGAAAAAGAAATCAAACATGACGGCTGAAAGTTACCTACACTAAGCAAAGGCAAAGAATTACAAGGAATTCAGGTAGGGAACATACCATATTCCACATTCTCCAGTACTGATGAAACCACGAAGCCGAACATGTGCATGTCAATATCCATAAttgaaataagaaaaacaatgtTCATACGTATACCCAAAAGAAACCTCACTGAATATATGAGAGTGAGACTCATACCTCATCAACTGTTCTTGCATTCCACCAATCTTTATAGAATTCTCTATCACCAAATCGAAGAAGCTCGGCTAGAATATTTAACCTGTGTCATATATGCAATAAAAGAACACAACATTTATATAAAAGATGACAAAGCAGAGTTGTCATAAATTAAGAGAAAACATCACAACTTTGATGAGAAGTTAAATACTTTAGAAATTTTGTACAGGAAACAAAGGATGGTGGACTCACCATAAGTGAAAAAAGCAGTAGAACATGCAGAGCCATACATATAAATTTGGAACTGAGAGCTTCAAAACCCTCTCAATGGCATTTAACAAATCTCCTTTCAAAGGGTGTTGTGAATTCTTGACAATGGGGTTGATATACTGCAGATTATGCTCATAAAGGTCAATCATGCATGCAGTGATTTCCAAAAACATCAGATAGGATGTGGAGAGCTAGCTGTGAATATAAAATTCTTACCTGTTCTATGATGAACCCCATGAACCCTGTGAATATTATCAACTTGACAAATTGACGAAACACCCAACTTTTTCGAACAGATGATGTACGAGGATAACTTGGCTATGATGATAACAAATAAAGAGGATTAGGAATACAGCAGTAAGGTCCACATAAGCAAGCACTCCAGTTAGAAAGCAATGAAGACATTATTGTTAAAAATCTTTTGTTCCCCACTAACACAAAAACAGGAGCGCAGCTGTACAAAGTTCGAGTACAAGTTAACTAAAAGCATAGTTATATTCAGAATGCCAGAATCAATAACTTAGCTCCCAGTTTCCAAGGTACCAAACAAAATAACTCAACGTAAATATCTCATATTGTAGCAAATGATATATGTCACATCAACAGCAAATCATAGGGACTATATTAGTTCTATAAATTTCGATGGCGCTACATGGTTGAAAAAACTGAATGTGAACATCATGGTGAACAATCTCTAGATCTGATTATAATGGACCCTCAAAGAATTAAATGCATAAAAGACAATTGGCCAAACAAAAATCCCAGAAAACAAATAGCTATGCACATGTATTCAAAATTTATGAATATTATATGAACTAGACATTAAAATCACCAATCCATATAACCACAGGACCAAATATGTAACCCAAATAGTAAAAAGCAGATTACAGAAGGGCACAATAATTTTGATGATCTTACTTATTATTGCAAAAATATACTcctgaaaatttaaaattacatcatgtattaaagggAGTAATACCAAGACGAGCCAAAGATTCTCATACTTAATCATGTGCAAATTAGAATATTTCTACCTCAGCTACTAGAAGAAATAAGATAGGCTACCTGGTAACATAAGGTGGGAGCAAGCATGAAGTACACCAAACTTTTGAAGCTCACATCACGAGAATACTCTGAACTTAGAGTATCCCCTGGCGCATCACCCTGACATTAAACAGAATGAAATGATGATCATCTTGTTTGTCAAGATTATGCAGAATATAGAAAGATGCAACCAAGAtaatattttcctttttttcttagTTGCGCAGTAGAAGGGAGGGAAGGGGGGGTTGGGGGAATAACAAGGGGCAAAAAGTGAAAATTACTATTTTCTTCCCTCCATATGAAAAACTTAATGTGATGATAAGATAATTATTAATGAACACTGTAGAGAAATTAACACGAGTTCCTGGTCCATAATTCTGTGCTAGTCACTTAACCATCAATATACAATTCTAGTAAGAAGAAACTTTTTCTAGCACCTCAAAAGACTGCGCTCTTACCTTATCAATGGAATTGGCAATAGCTCTCATATCATAGTTCGTATGTGCATATGACACCAATTTTAACCACACAATGCAAGCAAAGAGCATCAGTGTGACACCAGATAAAACGGCAGCAGATTCGCAACTGCAAAAATTAGCCAATGCATATTAGGTATCTTGACATGTGTGCAGATCACTTGATTGAACAACACTACACAATATGAAGAACAACAAATACATACTGCTAAAATATTCCTATACAACATATTATCACAGCTGTAAAATAATTACTACAGATATTCACAAAATACACACAAATGGataaaaacaaggaaaagggGGAGACGGGTATTCATCCAAAACTGAAATGAAGAagaaataatttcaaatattgaCACCGAATGGCAGAAGGTGAAGTGAAACAAAGCAGTAAATTCCTGTAAACAAACCATAAATATTGCCAACATTTATTAATTGTTCATTAAACCAATATATACTTCCAACAACATTATCTTGAACCATGACTTTCTTGCTACAAAGAATCTCTCAAAAACCAACTTGAAAATCTTAAACTACAAATTTTTTTGCTACTCATCCTCCCCTTTCTCTAATAATAAGGCTTGTTGACTTTCTTTCTATTTCAGACAGACTGTACAAAGCTTCTTTACGAGAAAAGTACAAACTAGCTCACTCATAGCTGACTGCTTATGAAGATGTAACTTTAGCTGTGGAAGAAAT comes from Euphorbia lathyris chromosome 8, ddEupLath1.1, whole genome shotgun sequence and encodes:
- the LOC136202488 gene encoding diacylglycerol O-acyltransferase 1, coding for MAVLDAPENAATAVAGCAESSSDLNLSLRRRRSSDGDSVAVMESHKTVDPGSVSESETSKRNGEEPRRDKDKIENRGAADIKFTYRPSVPAHRALRESPLSSDAIFRQSHAGLFNLCIVVLIAVNSRLIIENVMKYGWLIRTGFWFSSRSLRDWPLLMCCLTLPILSLAAFLVEKLAYQKHISDSIAIFCHIVITSAAVLYPVFVILSCESAAVLSGVTLMLFACIVWLKLVSYAHTNYDMRAIANSIDKGDAPGDTLSSEYSRDVSFKSLVYFMLAPTLCYQPSYPRTSSVRKSWVFRQFVKLIIFTGFMGFIIEQYINPIVKNSQHPLKGDLLNAIERVLKLSVPNLYVWLCMFYCFFHLWLNILAELLRFGDREFYKDWWNARTVDEYWRMWNMPVHKWMVRHVYFPCLRHGIPKGVAVVVAFFVSAVFHELCIAVPCHIFKLWAFIGIMFQVPLVVITNFLQEKFRSSMVGNMIFWFIFCILGQPMSVLLYYHDVMNRKGLTESI